In Aspergillus flavus chromosome 3, complete sequence, one genomic interval encodes:
- a CDS encoding potassium transporter-domain-containing protein, with product MEENRDFEKGAIAQKSPESVAQESHDDIYNVRPWNSPLDRLQSAVSTLGETDEDPGLRKPGDYKQPQVFGGRMLLWLAYQSIGVIYGDIGTSPLYVYSSTFSEAPSRQDLIGVLSIIIWSLFMMVTVKYVLVILRADNDGEGGTFSTYSLLSRYMNITNRDPREASLVQMKRHLTDELERTSRHVRHRLESSSVAKRLLKVMGVLAVTMVLADGLLTPAQSVLGAVQGIEVVSPNISKGTIIGVTDAILVVLFLIQPLGITKLTFAFAPIVIIWLGFNAAFGIYNLAKYDAGVFIAFNPGYAFSFLARHGEEGWRMLSGTLLAFTGVEALFADIGAFSRRAIQISWLGYAFPCLLLAYIGQAAYISVHPEAYSNPFFNAAPPGTVYPALVIAILAAIVASQAIITATFQLLTQVMKLSYFPQIKVIHTSDIFHGQLYIPIANWLLMVGTILIASIYNNTTSLGNAYGVCVMFVTFFDTCMVSLAAMFVWRISPFIVLFPWLIVACLDGAYLSSSLMKVPTGAWFTIALATVLAILFLIWRFGKEQQWFAEAEDRFPTSHFVSKDPDGQIRLTDRYGSTPLSITKGLGIFFDKAGETTPIVFSQFILKLTTMPAVIIFFHLRPIETPSVPAEDRYTVSRLAIPNCYRLVVRYGYNDEIITPDLANTITQQVRRYLITRSCDQADPSTCTPDTMTNKSHTSSVKRSTTSATGESSMVDGGRYDTSLTKLEDAYNHGVIYITGKEQMRIKKSKNYFRRIVLWIFLWIRENTRAKIASLGLATEKVIEVGFLKDI from the exons ATAGACTCCAAAGCGCGGTAAGCACACTGGGCGAAACCGATGAGGACCCCGGGCTACGCAAGCCAGGAGATTACAAACAACCCCAG GTCTTCGGAGGAAGGATGCTTCTCTGGCTCGCCTATCAATCAATCGGTGTTATATATGGTGACATTGGGACCAGTCCTCTCTATGTTTACTCGTCAACATTCAGTGAGGCACCCTCCCGTCAAGATCTCATCGGGGTGCTCTCCATAATTATCTGGAGTCTGTTTATGATGGTGACGGTCAAGTATGTCTTAGTTATCCTTCGAGCAGATAATGATGGCGAAGGAGGCACGTTCAGCACATATTCCTTGCTGAGTCGTTAT ATGAATATCACCAACCGTGATCCAAGAGAGGCCTCCCTTGTCCAAATGAAAAGACACTTAACGGATGAACTCGAACGAACAAGCAGGCATGTACGCCATCGACTCGAGTCAAGCAGTGTTGCGAAGCGCCTTCTCAAAGTCATGGGAGTATTGGCGGTTACCATGGTCCTTGCAGATGGCCTCCTTACACCGGCTCAATCAGTGCTAGGAGCCGTCCAAGGAATTGAAGTAGTATCACCCAATATTTCGAAAGGCACCATTATAGGCGTTACCGATGCTATCCTAGTCGTCCTATTCCTAATACAACCGCTTGGTATTACCAAGCTTACATTTGCTTTTGCACCCATTGTCATCATATGGCTCGGCTTTAACGCAGCTTTCGGCATATACAACCTTGCCAAGTATGACGCTGGTGTCTTCATAGCGTTCAACCCTGGGTACGCCTTCAGTTTCCTGGCCCGGCATGGAGAGGAGGGTTGGAGGATGCTTAGCGGGACGCTATTAGCTTTCACTGGAGTTGAGGCTCTCTTCGCAGATATTGGAGCCTTCAGCCGAAGAGCTATACAGATTAGCTGGCTAGGTTACGCCTTTCCATGCTTACTCCTAGCTTATATCGGACAAGCAGCCTATATTAGTGTTCATCCGGAAGCATATTCGAATCCATTTTTTAATGCCGCACCACCGGGCACGGTCTATCCTGCGCTAGTCATTGCAATTCTAGCTGCCATTGTTGCCTCTCAGGCCATTATAACGGCAACCTTTCAG CTCCTGACGCAAGTGATGAAACTGTCATACTTTCCACAGATTAAAGTCATCCATACCTCTGACATCTTTCATGGCCAGCTTTACATTCCGATAGCGAATTGGCTCCTTATGGTTGGAACAATACTTATAGCTTCCATCTACAACAAT ACCACATCTCTGGGTAACGCATATGGTGTCTGCGTTATGTTCGTCACATTCTTCGATACATGCATGGTCTCGTTAGCAGCTATGTTTGTCTGGCGTATCAGCCCCTTCATCGTGCTATTCCCCTGGCTCATAGTTGCTTGTCTGGACGGTGCATATCTATCTTCCTCTCTCATGAAAGTCCCCACTGGCGCCTGGTTTACCATCGCGCTTGCTACGGTGTTGGCCATTCTGTTTTTAATATGGAGATTTGGGAAAGAACAGCAATGGTTTGCCGAGGCCGAAGATCGCTTTCCCACCTCACACTTCGTCTCCAAAGATCCGGATGGCCAAATACGTCTTACCGATCGATATGGAAGTACCCCATTGAGTATAACAAAAGGTCTCGGGATCTTTTTTGACAAAGCCGGGGAGACCACCCCAATCGTGTTCAGTCAGTTCATTCTCAAGCTTACCACCATGCCTGCTGTGATAATCTTCTTTCATCTACGCCCGATCGAAACGCCGTCGGTGCCAGCGGAAGATCGCTATACGGTTTCCAGACTTGCGATCCCTAACTGCTACCGTCTTGTTGTTCGCTATGGATACAATGACGAGATCATCACGCCTGATTTGGCGAACACCATCACTCAGCAGGTCCGCAGGTACTTGATTACAAGATCGTGTGATCAAGCTGATCCATCTACATGCACACCTGACACTATGACGAACAAGAGTCATACTAGCTCGGTAAAGCGGTCCACAACATCTGCAACTGGGGAGTCTTCCATGGTGGACGGAGGGCGGTATGACACTTCATTGACAAAGCTCGAAGATGCGTACAACCATGGGGTGATTTATATCACCGGCAAGGAGCAAATGAGGATCAAGAAGAGTAAGAATTACTTTCGAAGAATCGTGTTATGGATCTTTTTATGGATCCGTGAGAATACGAGGGCGAAAATAGCATCTCTTGGGTTGGCAACGGAGAAGGTTATTGAAGTTGGCTTTctcaaagatatataa
- a CDS encoding dehydrogenase kinase has protein sequence MALTNAVARIASCSVRHRICLSHNIQKARQFSVSPPPQVGTSTQHPFAYGANDEVTRLAASRRRPLTLADLLKHGRPPLSKDALLASANFTLSLLPARLASRIEALRNLPFIIVSNPHVSKIYNNYLHSLSTLLPYQQRQITTLEEEKHFAEVLADLVHTHTNTIPILARGFLECRRYIDPTEVTRFLDTHLRARIGTRLIAEQHLALHFASQPISDDGKLPKSTSPSNYIGVIDTALQPARIVKLCEDFVGEICELKYGVRPRLTIGGQPDATFAHVPVHVEYILTELLKNAFRAVVEAGNEREPVEVTIAAAPDVPRNHVRGPYSVSAGTYPSHPNSDVGFEMDSVVGTADANESIKFSSPSTQSITIRIRDRGGGIPPEILPNIWSYSFTTFSDLDLQGSENGNMDALNAMSSSSGHLSSIAGLGYGLPLSRAYAEYFGGSIAVQSLWGWGTDVYLTLQGVGKVG, from the exons ATGGCCTTAACCAATGCCGTCGCACGAATCGCGAGCTGCAGCGTCCGACATAGGATTTGTCTAAGCCATAATATCCAGAAAGCACGTCAATTCTCCGTGTCACCGCCTCCCCAAGTTGGGACGTCGACTCAGCACCCGTTTGCCTACGGGGCAAATGATGAAGTCACACGTCTTGCGGCTAGCCGTCGTCGGCCATTGACTCTCGCAGATTTGCTAAA ACACGGTCGTCCGCCGTTATCGAAGGATGCTCTGCTGGCATCGGCGAATTTTACGCTTTCCCTCCTTCCTGCCCGACTAGCCTCTCGAATCGAAGCTCTACGTAACCTCCCTTTCATCATTGTTTCGAACCCGCATGTTTCGAAGATCTACAATAACTACCTTCACTCTTTGTCCACACTTCTCCCTTACCAGCAACGGCAAATCACCACacttgaggaagagaaacacTTTGCAGAGGTCTTAGCGGATCTAGTCCACACCCATACAAATACAATTCCCATCCTTGCGCGTGGATTTCTAGAGTGTCGCCGATATATCGATCCGACGGAGGTGACTCGGTTCCTAGATACCCACCTGCGGGCGCGAATCGGCACTCGGCTGATAGCTGAGCAACACTTGGCGCTCCATTTTGCCTCACAACCGATTAGTGATGATGGTAAATTACCGAAGAGTACATCCCCATCGAACTATATTGGTGTCATCGACACTGCCCTGCAACCAGCACGCATTGTCAAGCTCTGTGAGGACTTCGTTGGAGAGATTTGCGAACTGAAATATGGGGTCCGCCCACGACTCACGATCGGCGGGCAACCGGATGCCACCTTTGCGCACGTTCCTGTTCATGTCGAATACATACTCACAGAACTATTGAAGAACGCATTCAGGGCCGTGGTTGAAGCGGGCAATGAACGCGAACCTGTTGAGGTGACAATCGCCGCTGCGCCTGACGTTCCGAGAAACCATGTGCGAGGGCCGTACTCGGTGTCGGCGGGAACATATCCCAGCCATCCCAACTCGGATGTGGGATTCGAAATGGACAGCGTCGTAGGAACCGCAGATGCGAACGAATCAATCAAGTTTTCATCTCCCTCCACGCAAAGCATTACGATCAGAATCCGCGATCGGGGTGGTGGAATTCCTCCCGAGATTCTGCCCAATATCTGGTCCTACAGTTTCACCACTTTTTCAGATCTCGACTTGCAGGGATCAGAGAATGGGAATATGGATGCCCTGAATGCCATGTCCTCCAGCAGTGGTCATTTGAGTAGCATCGCAGGACTCGGATACGGATTGCCACTGAGTAGGGCATATGCTGAATACTTTGGTGGCAGTATCGCCGTACAGAGCCTGTGGGGGTGGGGGACTGACGTTTATCTGACTCTGCAAGGAGTTGGTAAGGTCGGTTGA
- a CDS encoding putative rhamnogalacturonase A precursor (Probable rhamnogalacturonase C), whose protein sequence is MTDVFLWPYLLYGLYTSFIMQVKLFYTLALWAPILVSAQLSGSVGPLVDFKTKAKNKTCDITDYGAVADGKTDVGPAILDAWGNCSTGGLIYVPPGTYSLATDLELKHGESTAFQLDGVLARGHEGSYQLILVRNCHDCEFFSGNSQGAVQGYGYEYLQDGNYGERLFRFQDVSDFSVHGFAAIDSPAYYLVFDTVSNGEIYNLLVRGIADLGMTDAFDIWGQNVWIHDIEVTNGDECVTVKSPASDFLIENIYCNLSGGTAIGSLGTGTNISNIHYRNLYMNQADACYLKTHNGDGIVKNIVWENVIVHGGPYPLAVNEAWGKDVGSTGVQVQNLTFRNWYGENTANSRPAIRIECDEDVPCYDITLDNVNLWTEDGDYVEWSCANAYGSGACLQEAKDTGDLATYTTAVTVTATPSYSATHMPGDFTTNPPSTAPFTIPPMPTSFYPGATPISTLLSLSGAGGL, encoded by the exons atgaCAGACGTCTTCCTCTGGCCTTATCTCCTCTATGGCTTGTATACTTCCTTCATAATGCAAGTGAAACTGTTCTACACTTTGGCCCTCTGGGCACCAATTCTTGTGTCAGCTCAACTGTCTGGGTCTGTCGGGCCTCTCGTGGACTTCAAGaccaaagcaaagaataaAACCTGTGACATCACCGACTATGGCGCCGTTGCAGACGGCAAAACTGACGTTGGCCCCGCCATTCTAGACGCCTGGGGTAACTGCTCAACTGGAGGTCTCATTTACGTACCCCCAGGTACCTATTCGCTTGCAACGGATTTGGAACTCAAGCACGGTGAATCCACTGCCTTCCAGCTAGACGGTGTATTGGCACGCGGTCATGAAGGCTCCTACCAATTGATCCTGGTGCGCAACTGCCATGACTGCGAGTTTTTCAGTGGCAATTCCCAAGGCGCGGTCCAAGGATACGGGTATGAATACCTTCAAGACGGGAATTACGGTGAACGACTCTTTCGCTTCCAGGATGTCAGTGACTTCTCGGTCCATGGCTTTGCTGCGATCGATTCCCCTGCGTATTACCTTGTCTTCGACACCGTTTCCAATGGGGAGATCTACAATCTTCTTGTGCGGGGAATCGCTGATCTAGGTATGACGGACGCATTCGATATATGGGGCCAGAACGTATGGATACATGATATCGAGGTTACTAATGGCGATGAGTGTGTGACGGTTAAGTCTCCAGCCTCGGACTTCCTAATTGAGAACATCTACTGCAATCTGAGCGGGGGAACTGCCATTGGGTCTCTAGGCACTGGCACCAACATCTCCAATATCCACTACCGAAACCTTTACATGAACCAGGCAGACGCCTGCTATTTGAAGACCCACAATGGTGATGGGATAGTCAAGAATATTGTCTGGGAAAATGTCATCGTGCACGGAGGCCCTTATCCACTCGCTGTGAATGAAGCCTGGGGTAAAGATGTGGGCTCTACAGGTGTCCAGGTCCAGAATCTGACTTTCCGC AACTGGTACGGCGAAAATACCGCCAACAGCCGACCGGCGATCCGAATCGAGTGTGACGAGGATGTCCCCTGCTACGATATCACCCTTGACAATGTGAATTTGTGGACAGAGGACGGAGACTACGTGGAATGGTCCTGTGCCAATGCGTACGGCTCAGGTGCTTGTCTACAAGAAGCGAAAGACACCGGTGATCTAGCAACTTATACTACGGCTGTTACCGTGACTGCGACGCC GTCTTACTCCGCTACACATATGCCCGGTGATTTTACCACGAATCCTCCGTCGACCGCTCCCTTTACCATTCCACCCATGCCCACCAGTTTCTATCCCGGGGCAACTCCCATTTCGACTCTGTTGAGTTTGAGTGGTGCAGGTGGTCTCTGA